The genomic region TAGAAACAATTTGTGCTCTTCCTTGAGCGGCAAAGCAAAGCCATTAATTATACTCCCCAGAATCTCTAACAGCTCTGCGATACCATTATGCTTCTCCGTCTCGAATATAAACCGGTAGAAGATATTGTTGATTGCCTTCCTGATGAAGGGGCGATGCACCATGAACTTGCCGTATATCCTGTGAAGGATCGTCTTCAGGTACTCTCTCTCCCTAGGATCCTCTGAGTCGAAGAGGTCGAGAAGCCTGATAATGAAGCCGTGGTCAATGTATCTCTTGGCCAGCTTCGCGTCCGTCTCCGGAGACTGAATAAACCTCAAGAACAGCTCATACACGATCTGCAAGTGCGACCACGCGGGGTCCATGACGGGCTCCTCCTCCTCCATGTCGAACGACTCGAGCGCCTTGTTCTCTCTCGGGGCAGGGGTGGGCACCCTGAACAGATTCACAGACACCATCCTGACGACCTCCTGCACGACGGGCTCCGGGAACTTGCTGGTGGCGGAGGTGATGTAGTCCACCAGCTCGAGCAGCGTCTGCCTCTTGACCTCCTTCTCCCGCACGTCCTTGGTCGGGTCCGCGAAGTCGAACACCACGCAGCACATGGCCAGCTTCCCGAGGAGCAGGCCCGGCTTCTCGGACGCCGGCACGTCCCTGAAGCTCGGCAGCGCCTCGTACCCGGCCGCCGAGCCCGCGAACCCGTTGCTGGCGCCGGCGCCGAGCCCGGCGGCCCTGGGCGCGTAGCTCTGGCCTGGATTTGTTGCCGCGGAGGCGTAGTTGCTGGGGCTGACAAGCCTGCTAGACGCGGTCAGATCGGTGGTGGTTCTCGCGTCGGACGTCGGGCTGGGCAGCGACGGGCCCGCGCCGGCCAGCTCCTTCTCGCCGGCCTTGGTCGGCTTCTTGGGAAGCCGGCCGAGGATTTGCTTAATCATGGCGGACTGTACTGTAATACGCCCACAAACAGGTCCCCGATCAGAACCACGCTAGCTAGAGAAATCTCCCCAAATCCATCATCCCTTCGCCACCTGAACAAATCGAACGCCGCACCGCATGGAGCAAAATTGGGGAGAACCCCGCACCGCACCTGGGGACCAAATCGCCGCTTCCGGAGGCGAATCCGCGATCGCCGCCCTCGGGATACCGCGCGTTCCGACGAGAAAAGACAATCAGGCAGGCGCAGCAATAAAGGAGCAGACCCGGCGGCGGAGTCAAAAGGGAAAACGGGGGCGGGGGAGCGaaagaaaaaagggaaaaaaaaAAAACCCCCCGCGGCTTTGTCACGAATTTCCGCCGGGAGTGGCCCGCAAATTGGGCGGATTTGTTGGTGCGGGAAGCTGTGGGGATTGGGGGTCGAACTCGCGGAGGCGCTGGTGGCTGGTGCGGTCTCTTCCCGGCAGGCGGTGCAGGGGCAGCGGAGGGAgacggggagggaggagaggagacacagtaggtggtggtggtgcgcgaGCGCGAGGGCCCAAATCGGGTGAGGAAATTAAAGACGACGGCGAGGTCCTCTTTGGACCAAATCCAAATCTCCTCTCGACAGAACGGATAGGCTCCATCGGCCTCGCCCGGTAAAAAATATTTCTTGGCGAACGCGTTTTTGTGATGCGCACCGCGCCGAAGAATCCCCCACCTCCACCACGTTTACCGGTGCTACGATTTCTTTTTCCTCCTGTGTAATCTTTCGCATATTATTGtttttttcttggtctttttaggaTACCTCCATTGCTTTACTTTGGAGCTATAGCTCAGTGCATATTTGTTTCGCTGAAACTTTTAGCTTGTAAGAGCAAGTTTAACGATATAGCTGAGCTCGTCCATACATACCATACTAGTCAGTTGCCTATGCGTTCCAacagcttacaacaatacccacgtaaactatctaccaaaaaaatctcaagattttttattgattgtctctgctctccgtataatattttttaaTTTGACTAACtggtgttattgtttactccatttaatatgtcttggtacaacacgaccaataaaGTGAACGATTAgaaaagagttcacaacgactaacTTAACGAACATaggttattgagagcacctagaggggggtgaataggtgatcctatgaaacttgaaacttaatccacaaaaacttgattagatgttagcacaataacgccaagtggctagaggggagtctcaacaaaacacaataaccacaagagatcaatcacagagatggcacagtggtttatcccgtggttcggccaagaccaacgcttgcctactccacgttgtggcgtcccaacggacgagggttgcaatcaacccctctcaagcggtccaaagttgaataccacggtgttttgcttgctttactatatcccgtttgcgaggaatctccacactttggagcctctcgcccttacacttgaatttaaaaagaaacacggagtaagggagggatgagcaactcacacaagacacaaagatcacagcaaatacgcacacacaagactcagacttgagctcaagagactatcacaagttcctcactagaacagagctcaaatcactaagaatgtcgaacaagtgcgcaagaatgaagtgtgagtgatcaacaatgctcaaagaatgcttggtgtactcctccatgcgcctaggggtcccttttatagccccaaagcagctaggagccgttgagagcattccaggaaggcatttcttgccttttgtcgactagcgcactggacagtccggtgcaccaccgaacactgtccggtgcggatctctttccttatttggcgaagccggccgttggcgccttggagccgttggcgcaccggacagtccggtgcccccttctagccgttggctcaaccACGCGttgcgcccggattaagcggccgaccgttggcccggcgaccgttggctcaccggacactgtccggtgcacaccggacagtccggtgaattatagtcgtacgccgttaatttcttctcgagagcagcaagttcgcctgagccagcctggggcaccggacactgtccggtgcacccagacagagctgactttggctgaacaaagccatctctcttccaattcgatttctcatgtttccagtacttagacacaatacattagtctctaaaacaatgtactaagtctgagaaacatacctttatacttgatttgtactttgtccaccatttgacacttaggcacttgtattggacactaaatcaccaaaacacttagaaatggcccaagggcacatttccctttcaatctccccctttttggtgatttatgccaacacaacataaagcaagtgagagcacctagagggggggggggtgaataggtgatcctgtaaaaacttaaacttatagccacaaaacttagattaagtgttagcacagtaattgccaagtggctagagagaactcaaaacacgataaccacaagaaagcaatcatagagttgacacggtggttatcccgtggttcggtcaagtacaaaacttgcctactccacgttgtggcatcccaacggacgagagttgcactcaactcctctcaagtgatccaatgatcaacttgaataccacgatgtttttctttcctttgatcttttcccgtttgcgaggaatctccacaacttggagtctctcgcccttacaattgagttcacaaagaaatacggagtaaggtgggaatgagcaacgcacacaagactcgaaaatcagagcaacaacacgcacacaagtcgcaacaagagctcgcaacgcaacacaaagagttcacaactccacaagagctctatatgctatcacgatgaaacgaatgcgtgagattgatgtcttggtgcttagaagagttgtaggaatgcttgatgtgctcctccatgcgccaaggggtcccttttatagccccaaggcagctaggagccgttgggaacaaatctggaaggccatctttgcccttctgtctcgtggcgcaccggacagtccggtgcacaccggacactgtccggtgcccgatttgtttccttaaacagcgcatccgaccgttgctgtctgagtcagatctgcgcaccgttggcgcaccggacatgtccggtgcacaccggacagtccggtgccccttcccgaccgttggctcggccacgtgtcgcgcgccgatcgcgcggccgaccgttggcccggccgaccgttggctcaccggacagtccggtgcacaccggacagtccagtgaattttagccgaagtcgccggagaaaaacccgagagcggctggtttgctccgcgctggtctggcgcaccggacactgtccggtgcacaccggacagtccggtgccccagcccgaaacagcctttggctgtacacagccactctccacttcttttcttttcttcttcttcctgtttctaacacttagacaagatattagtacacaaaaccaatgtactaaggcttagaaacataccttaacttgtgatttgcactttgttcatccatggacatattttcacatttaagcacttgtgtttgcactcaatcaccaaaatacttagaaatggcccaaaggcacatttccctttcaatctccccctttttggtgatttatgccaacacaacataaagtagatagaacaagtgcaaaatcatttcaaataaaaactcaaattggttttgattcaattttggcatatatggatcatcctttgccaccacttggtttgtttttgcaaatcaaattcaaatctctatctctaagtcaaacacacatgttgaagtataaatagagtcattccaaaagagattgatcaaagatttcaaaaactccccctatttcccataatcaatacttctccccacaggaagccaactt from Zea mays cultivar B73 chromosome 6, Zm-B73-REFERENCE-NAM-5.0, whole genome shotgun sequence harbors:
- the LOC103628994 gene encoding serine/threonine protein phosphatase 2A 57 kDa regulatory subunit B' theta isoform, which produces MIKQILGRLPKKPTKAGEKELAGAGPSLPSPTSDARTTTDLTASSRLVSPSNYASAATNPGQSYAPRAAGLGAGASNGFAGSAAGYEALPSFRDVPASEKPGLLLGKLAMCCVVFDFADPTKDVREKEVKRQTLLELVDYITSATSKFPEPVVQEVVRMVSVNLFRVPTPAPRENKALESFDMEEEEPVMDPAWSHLQIVYELFLRFIQSPETDAKLAKRYIDHGFIIRLLDLFDSEDPREREYLKTILHRIYGKFMVHRPFIRKAINNIFYRFIFETEKHNGIAELLEILGSIINGFALPLKEEHKLFLVRALIPLHKPKCVAMYHQQLSYCVTQFVEKDCKLADTVIRGLLKYWPITNSSKEVMFLGELEEVLEATQPAEFQRCMVPLFRQIARCLSSSHFQVAERALFLWNNDHIEGLIKQNNKVILPIIFPALERNTKGHWNQAVQSLSLNVRKIFMDHDPALFEECHKKFEEEEAQEAGVRSRREARWRRLEEIASSKSPQ